A part of Actinoallomurus bryophytorum genomic DNA contains:
- a CDS encoding SDR family NAD(P)-dependent oxidoreductase, whose translation MSKTWFITGTSKGFGREWAEAALERGDRVAATARSLEPLQPLVERYGDAVLPLRLDVTDRTAAFAAVRQAADHLGSLDVLVNNAGYGHFGMVEELSEAEVRAELDTNFFGTLWLTQAVLPIMRKQGHGRIIQVTSEGGVRAFPGIGAYHASKWAVEGLSQSLLQEVEAFGIHVICLEPGPYATDFGGGSVRTSQADPDYDGVRDATRIEWETGDPRATRAPLLQLADTDDPPQRIFFGKSFEPVEAEYTERLETWRKWQPVALAAFGDR comes from the coding sequence ATGTCGAAGACGTGGTTCATCACCGGAACCTCCAAGGGATTCGGACGCGAGTGGGCCGAAGCAGCGCTCGAGCGCGGCGACCGCGTGGCGGCCACCGCGCGCAGCCTCGAGCCGCTACAGCCGCTGGTCGAGCGCTACGGTGACGCGGTGCTGCCGCTGCGGCTCGACGTCACCGACCGCACCGCGGCATTCGCCGCGGTGCGGCAGGCGGCGGACCACCTGGGCTCGCTGGACGTCCTGGTCAACAACGCCGGCTACGGCCACTTCGGCATGGTCGAGGAGCTCAGCGAGGCCGAGGTACGCGCCGAGCTCGACACCAACTTCTTCGGCACCCTGTGGCTCACGCAGGCGGTCCTGCCGATCATGCGCAAACAGGGGCACGGCCGGATCATCCAGGTCACCAGCGAGGGCGGCGTCCGCGCGTTCCCGGGCATCGGCGCCTACCACGCCTCCAAATGGGCGGTCGAGGGACTGTCGCAGTCACTGCTCCAGGAGGTCGAGGCCTTCGGGATCCACGTGATCTGCCTGGAGCCGGGCCCCTACGCCACCGACTTCGGCGGGGGAAGCGTCCGGACCAGCCAGGCCGACCCCGACTACGACGGGGTGCGTGATGCCACCCGGATCGAGTGGGAGACCGGCGACCCCCGCGCCACACGGGCACCCCTCTTGCAACTCGCCGACACCGACGACCCCCCGCAGCGGATCTTCTTCGGCAAGTCGTTCGAGCCGGTCGAGGCCGAGTACACGGAACGGCTGGAGACCTGGCGGAAGTGGCAGCCCGTCGCACTCGCGGCATTCGGCGACCGGTGA
- a CDS encoding zinc-binding dehydrogenase codes for MRVPERLSSVEAAPLLCAGLTTYKALTRIGAHPGALVAVQGIGGLGHLALQYAGKLGYRVAAVARGTGKAELAAGLGADHYVDSSADDPGTALRDLGGAAAIIATAASGASMSALLPGLAPGGHMVVVGAAPDPLTVNTADLIFGTRTLGGSLTGTPIENEDNLAFSVQRGIRSMNEVVPLTEAPKAYERMMAGEARFRMVLDVTA; via the coding sequence GTGCGCGTTCCGGAGCGTCTGAGCTCGGTCGAGGCGGCGCCGCTGCTGTGCGCCGGTCTCACCACGTACAAGGCGCTGACGCGGATCGGCGCCCACCCGGGTGCGCTGGTGGCCGTACAGGGCATCGGCGGTCTGGGCCATCTCGCCCTGCAGTACGCCGGCAAGCTCGGCTACCGCGTGGCGGCCGTCGCCCGTGGCACCGGCAAGGCGGAACTGGCGGCCGGGCTGGGGGCGGACCACTACGTCGACAGCTCCGCCGACGACCCGGGCACCGCCCTGCGCGACCTCGGCGGCGCCGCCGCGATCATCGCCACGGCCGCGAGCGGAGCATCGATGTCGGCTCTGCTCCCCGGCCTCGCGCCGGGCGGCCACATGGTGGTCGTCGGTGCCGCGCCCGATCCCCTGACGGTGAACACCGCCGATCTGATCTTCGGCACCCGTACGCTCGGCGGGAGTCTCACCGGCACCCCGATCGAGAACGAGGACAACCTGGCCTTCAGCGTCCAGCGGGGCATTCGCTCGATGAACGAGGTCGTGCCGCTGACCGAGGCCCCGAAGGCGTACGAACGCATGATGGCCGGCGAGGCCCGCTTCCGGATGGTCCTCGACGTGACCGCCTGA
- a CDS encoding TetR/AcrR family transcriptional regulator: protein MSERMPVAGADGRRERKKRQTRTRIQDAALELFATRGYRDTTIAAIADHADVATRTVTLHFPAKEDLLFADDPFTPESLGLRLRSRGPKEGTLEVLRDWMHATMRSLDASDAEEPQDLGRVWQRRALRSRLLMDDDDLRGRARAGYRDLEQLVAAGIGEDVGQAADALLPRLAASTVVGGLREIYATREAQEKTGAATSELFDLVDGVLAFARAGIAELSPKPA from the coding sequence ATGAGCGAGCGCATGCCTGTGGCTGGGGCGGACGGACGACGGGAGCGCAAGAAGCGTCAGACCCGGACACGGATCCAGGACGCCGCGCTGGAGTTGTTCGCGACGCGGGGGTACCGCGACACGACGATCGCCGCGATCGCCGACCACGCCGACGTCGCGACCCGCACCGTCACCCTGCACTTCCCCGCCAAGGAGGACCTGCTCTTCGCCGACGACCCCTTCACGCCCGAGTCGCTCGGGCTACGGCTCCGGTCGCGCGGTCCGAAGGAGGGCACGCTCGAGGTGCTACGAGACTGGATGCACGCGACGATGCGTTCCCTCGACGCGAGTGACGCGGAGGAGCCCCAGGATCTGGGCCGGGTGTGGCAGCGCAGGGCCCTTCGATCCCGCCTGCTCATGGACGACGACGACCTGCGTGGCCGTGCCCGCGCCGGCTACCGCGACCTCGAGCAGCTGGTGGCGGCCGGCATCGGCGAGGACGTGGGCCAGGCCGCCGACGCGCTCCTTCCCCGGCTGGCCGCCTCGACGGTCGTCGGCGGGCTCCGCGAGATCTACGCCACCCGCGAGGCTCAGGAGAAGACCGGCGCCGCGACGAGCGAGCTGTTCGACCTCGTCGACGGCGTGCTCGCCTTCGCCCGCGCGGGCATCGCCGAGCTGTCGCCGAAGCCCGCGTGA
- a CDS encoding SDR family oxidoreductase — translation MKIVVIGGTGLIGSRLVTNLREHGHEAVAAAPSTGVDTLTGEGLAGVMAGASVVVDVANSPSFEDAAVLEFFQTSTRNLLAAEAAAGVGHHVALSVVGTGRLPDSGYLRAKAAQENLIQGAPIPFSIVHATQFFEFVPAIADAGTDGGTVRMAPVSFQPIAGDDVARVVGKVVVGAPVNGRVEAGGPERFRMDEFFRDALAARSDPREVVTDPHARYFGTELSDLSLVPGDDAVLGEIRYGDWPGRAGRS, via the coding sequence ATGAAGATCGTGGTCATCGGCGGCACCGGCCTCATCGGGTCAAGACTCGTGACGAATCTGCGCGAGCACGGCCACGAGGCCGTGGCGGCGGCGCCGAGTACCGGCGTCGACACTCTCACCGGTGAGGGTCTCGCCGGCGTCATGGCCGGCGCGTCCGTGGTGGTCGACGTGGCGAACTCCCCGTCGTTCGAGGACGCCGCGGTGCTGGAGTTCTTCCAGACCTCCACCCGTAACCTGCTGGCCGCGGAGGCGGCGGCCGGCGTCGGGCACCACGTCGCACTTTCGGTCGTGGGGACCGGGCGGCTGCCCGACAGCGGCTACCTCCGGGCGAAGGCCGCGCAGGAGAACTTGATCCAGGGTGCGCCGATCCCCTTCTCGATCGTGCATGCGACGCAGTTCTTCGAGTTCGTCCCCGCCATCGCCGACGCGGGCACCGACGGCGGCACGGTACGAATGGCGCCGGTGTCCTTCCAGCCCATCGCGGGTGACGACGTGGCCCGGGTGGTCGGCAAGGTCGTGGTGGGGGCGCCGGTCAACGGCAGGGTGGAGGCCGGTGGGCCGGAGCGGTTCAGGATGGATGAGTTCTTCCGCGACGCTCTGGCCGCACGGAGCGATCCGCGCGAGGTGGTCACGGACCCCCACGCGCGCTACTTCGGCACCGAGCTGAGCGACCTGTCCCTCGTACCGGGCGATGACGCGGTTCTCGGCGAGATCCGGTACGGCGACTGGCCGGGCCGGGCGGGGCGCTCATGA
- a CDS encoding RNA polymerase sigma-70 factor produces MRAEQPGTGSGLDQAASAFLELRPRLFGIAYRILGSVAEAEDILQEVWLRWQKTDRTVVVEPPAFLARTTTHLAINVAQSARARRETYVGPWLPEPVDTSVDPAVGAERAEALEFAVLLLLEKLSPTERAAYILREAFDYPYGEIADILRLSAVNTRQIVSRARKRVSAERREPVDKAEHRRLLEVFLAAARAGDVAALEDLFATDVVSYADGGGIKGAARFPVAGHTRVAKFVAAFAPRFWPGTDLEWVEANGRPGVLISRDGTDVALLTIEALPRRVHTLLWVMNPVKLEAFARSRGRADAGL; encoded by the coding sequence ATGCGCGCGGAACAGCCAGGAACCGGCAGCGGGCTCGACCAGGCCGCCTCCGCGTTCCTGGAGCTGCGCCCACGGCTGTTCGGCATCGCCTACCGCATCCTCGGGAGCGTGGCCGAGGCCGAGGACATCCTCCAGGAGGTCTGGCTGCGCTGGCAGAAGACCGACCGCACCGTCGTGGTCGAGCCCCCGGCCTTCCTCGCGCGGACCACCACCCACCTGGCCATCAACGTCGCCCAGTCCGCCAGGGCACGACGTGAGACGTACGTCGGGCCCTGGCTCCCCGAGCCCGTCGACACGAGCGTCGACCCCGCGGTGGGGGCCGAACGCGCGGAGGCGCTGGAGTTCGCCGTTCTGCTCCTGCTCGAAAAGCTCAGCCCCACCGAACGCGCGGCGTACATCCTCCGTGAGGCCTTCGACTATCCGTACGGCGAGATCGCGGACATCCTGCGGCTCAGTGCCGTCAACACCCGCCAGATCGTCAGCCGTGCCCGCAAACGCGTGTCCGCCGAGCGGCGCGAGCCCGTCGACAAGGCCGAGCACCGGCGGCTCCTGGAGGTGTTCCTCGCCGCCGCGCGGGCGGGCGACGTCGCCGCCCTCGAGGACCTCTTCGCCACGGACGTCGTCAGCTACGCCGACGGCGGCGGGATCAAGGGTGCCGCGAGGTTCCCCGTGGCCGGCCACACCCGCGTGGCGAAGTTCGTCGCCGCCTTTGCGCCCCGGTTCTGGCCGGGCACGGACCTCGAATGGGTGGAGGCGAACGGACGCCCCGGCGTTCTGATCTCCCGCGACGGCACCGATGTCGCCCTGCTGACCATCGAGGCCCTGCCGCGGCGCGTCCACACGCTCCTGTGGGTGATGAATCCCGTGAAGCTCGAGGCATTCGCACGCTCGCGTGGACGGGCGGACGCCGGCCTCTGA
- a CDS encoding serine hydrolase domain-containing protein, with the protein MTIQGICEDRFGAVRETLATLLEGDDVGAAAAVYVDGEPVVDLWGGYADAARTVAWERDSITNVWSITKTMTALCALILADRGDLDLDAPVAEYWPEFAAAGKGGVLVRHLLSHTAGLPTWDEPMATEDLYDWEIATSRLAAQAPRWEPGTRAGYHAVTQGYLVGEVVRRVTGRSLGRFFAEEVAGPLGADFHIGLPAEHDHRVVPIIPPPAAPSPEADDPRNRPGNPPVPPAIANTLAWRRAEIPAANGHGNARSIGAVQSVLAGGGTARGVRLLSPEGCERVFEEQFRGTDQILGVPMRYGIGYGLNGGWLPNPRSCFWGGWGGSLVVVDLDARMTVSCVMNRMADPASDAGQRAFLLVMAAYEGLTA; encoded by the coding sequence ATGACGATCCAGGGGATCTGCGAGGACCGGTTCGGTGCGGTGCGCGAGACGCTCGCGACCCTGCTGGAGGGTGACGACGTGGGTGCCGCGGCGGCCGTGTACGTCGACGGCGAGCCTGTCGTCGACCTCTGGGGCGGGTACGCCGACGCGGCGCGCACCGTCGCGTGGGAGCGCGACTCCATCACCAACGTCTGGTCCATCACCAAGACGATGACGGCGCTGTGCGCGCTGATCCTCGCCGACCGCGGCGACCTGGACCTGGACGCTCCGGTCGCCGAGTACTGGCCCGAGTTCGCGGCGGCGGGCAAGGGCGGCGTGCTCGTGCGTCATCTGCTCTCGCACACCGCGGGCCTGCCCACCTGGGACGAACCCATGGCCACCGAGGATCTCTACGACTGGGAGATCGCGACATCACGGCTGGCCGCGCAGGCCCCCCGCTGGGAGCCCGGGACCCGTGCCGGCTACCACGCGGTCACCCAGGGGTACCTGGTGGGCGAGGTGGTCCGCCGGGTCACCGGCCGTAGCCTGGGCCGATTCTTCGCCGAGGAGGTCGCCGGGCCGCTGGGTGCCGACTTCCACATCGGGCTGCCCGCCGAGCACGACCACCGCGTCGTCCCGATCATCCCTCCGCCGGCCGCACCGAGCCCGGAGGCGGACGACCCGCGTAACCGGCCCGGCAATCCGCCGGTACCGCCCGCGATCGCCAACACCCTCGCGTGGCGGCGAGCCGAGATCCCGGCGGCGAACGGCCACGGCAACGCACGCTCGATCGGTGCCGTGCAGTCGGTACTGGCGGGCGGGGGGACGGCACGGGGCGTGCGGCTGCTGTCGCCGGAGGGCTGTGAGCGGGTGTTCGAGGAACAGTTCCGCGGCACCGACCAGATCCTCGGTGTGCCGATGCGCTACGGCATCGGCTACGGGCTGAACGGCGGCTGGCTTCCCAACCCGCGGTCGTGCTTCTGGGGCGGCTGGGGCGGTTCGCTGGTCGTGGTCGACCTCGACGCCCGCATGACGGTCTCGTGCGTGATGAACCGGATGGCCGATCCGGCCTCGGACGCCGGCCAGCGGGCCTTCCTCCTTGTGATGGCCGCCTACGAAGGGCTCACGGCATAA
- a CDS encoding C39 family peptidase, whose product MNGAPHPRAAAGALAAAIVVVGAVAVAGRNGHTGTANPPPLTAAVAPVEPAEPPAPSPRRPAGPPGAYRLRIKGQYQWTSYYCEPASASMSLATFGIKVDQNTLARKMRTRRVGGTQGDDAADVLEHYIHTRHYSDTVVTDVAGHPKALMSKIVYDVGTLHRAPVLQVYMERLPWNGGRGYGRRAAHAIVAYGYRRSNGTITVYDPWRPTGGTHTLSVKALAKTLQPAGGMHYIERY is encoded by the coding sequence ATGAACGGTGCGCCACACCCGCGGGCGGCCGCCGGAGCCCTCGCCGCGGCGATCGTCGTCGTGGGTGCGGTGGCCGTCGCCGGGAGGAACGGGCACACCGGTACGGCGAACCCGCCCCCGCTCACCGCCGCGGTGGCCCCGGTCGAACCGGCGGAGCCCCCGGCACCCTCCCCCAGGCGTCCCGCGGGCCCGCCCGGCGCGTACCGGCTGAGGATCAAGGGGCAGTACCAGTGGACGAGCTACTACTGCGAACCCGCCTCGGCCTCGATGAGCCTGGCCACCTTCGGCATCAAGGTGGATCAGAACACTCTGGCCAGGAAGATGAGGACGAGGAGAGTGGGGGGCACCCAGGGTGACGACGCGGCGGACGTCCTGGAGCACTACATCCACACCCGGCACTACAGCGACACCGTCGTGACCGACGTGGCCGGCCACCCGAAGGCCCTGATGTCGAAGATCGTGTACGACGTCGGAACGCTCCACCGCGCGCCGGTCCTCCAGGTGTACATGGAACGTCTGCCCTGGAACGGCGGCAGGGGCTACGGCCGCAGGGCAGCGCACGCGATCGTCGCGTACGGCTACCGCAGGTCCAACGGCACCATCACCGTGTACGACCCGTGGCGGCCGACCGGCGGGACCCACACACTCTCGGTCAAGGCCCTGGCGAAGACCCTCCAGCCCGCGGGCGGGATGCACTACATCGAGCGGTACTGA
- a CDS encoding DUF4118 domain-containing protein, whose translation MSLRLLAMLRRETPPPFGMGILVALLCVTAETLLAELLRPIAPLHSLDLVYLPGIVAIASLWGLGFGVATAVASTLTFNYFLIPPTWSLVAKREDWAAFALFVFIAALTCSIFKLAHALAVEVSAHAEADLAAGLARTLLRAPDLDTALPAATRHLARALKLPSATIEPGTRAEDERHVTFPLRQETLRLWTLVVPTGLPKPALRRLEEQVVPSLEVLLQAARERETVADALKAGRDELRRIADEQAALRRLATLVAHGVRSDEVFNAVAREVGQILGARHTQVFRYEPDGAITAVGSWNAEGPVATMPLGSRWRPAKGTVSELMARTGVPGRIESYAGDGDLISVAKALGNMSAVGCPITVGGRLWGAMVASSSTAESLPEGTEERMRDFTDLVAVAIANAQSHAELTASRARAVTAADQTRSRIEHELDSRIRQYLVTLELELGTIAAEAPPELKGQVSRAGGILRHAGDGLREISRDLNPAVLARGGLQPALKTLARRSPIPVELTIDADRRLPERYELAAYHIVAEALANTTAHAHASRAHVELTVKETAVRLSIRDDGTGGASPAGGSGLIGLTDRAEALGGRIEIISPPGGGTSILVEIPVDEDRAPSAAGAIRPGPRR comes from the coding sequence ATGAGCTTGCGTCTGCTAGCAATGCTGCGACGCGAGACGCCCCCACCTTTCGGCATGGGGATCCTGGTGGCGCTCTTGTGCGTCACTGCCGAAACCCTCCTGGCCGAACTCCTCAGACCCATCGCCCCGCTCCACTCCCTGGACCTGGTGTACCTGCCCGGCATCGTGGCGATCGCGTCCCTGTGGGGTCTGGGATTCGGCGTGGCCACCGCGGTGGCCAGCACCCTCACCTTCAACTACTTCCTCATCCCGCCGACCTGGAGTCTGGTCGCCAAGCGCGAGGACTGGGCCGCGTTCGCGCTCTTCGTGTTCATCGCCGCCCTGACCTGTTCGATCTTCAAGCTGGCCCACGCACTGGCCGTCGAGGTCAGTGCGCATGCCGAGGCCGACCTCGCGGCCGGACTGGCGCGCACCCTGCTGCGGGCGCCGGACCTGGACACCGCGCTGCCGGCGGCCACCCGGCACCTGGCGCGGGCCCTCAAGCTTCCCTCCGCGACGATCGAACCCGGTACGCGCGCCGAGGACGAACGGCATGTGACGTTCCCGCTGCGGCAGGAGACGCTGCGGCTGTGGACGCTGGTCGTCCCCACCGGCCTGCCGAAGCCGGCGCTCCGGCGCCTCGAGGAACAGGTCGTGCCCTCGTTGGAGGTGCTGCTGCAGGCCGCGCGGGAGCGCGAGACCGTCGCCGACGCGCTCAAGGCCGGCCGCGACGAGCTCCGCCGGATCGCCGACGAACAGGCCGCGCTGCGGCGCCTCGCGACGCTCGTCGCCCACGGCGTCCGCTCGGACGAGGTCTTCAACGCGGTGGCCCGCGAGGTCGGGCAGATCCTGGGTGCACGGCACACCCAGGTGTTCCGCTACGAACCGGACGGCGCCATAACCGCGGTCGGCAGCTGGAACGCCGAGGGGCCCGTGGCCACGATGCCGCTCGGCTCCCGCTGGCGACCCGCCAAAGGGACCGTCTCGGAACTCATGGCACGGACCGGGGTACCGGGCAGGATCGAGTCCTACGCGGGTGACGGCGACCTGATCTCCGTCGCGAAGGCGCTGGGGAACATGTCGGCCGTGGGATGCCCCATCACGGTCGGCGGACGTCTGTGGGGGGCGATGGTCGCCTCTTCGAGCACGGCGGAGTCGCTGCCCGAGGGCACCGAGGAACGCATGCGGGACTTCACCGACCTCGTCGCCGTCGCCATCGCGAACGCCCAGAGCCACGCCGAGCTGACCGCGTCCCGCGCCCGTGCCGTCACCGCCGCGGACCAGACCCGAAGCCGCATCGAACACGAGCTGGACAGCCGGATACGGCAGTATCTCGTCACGCTCGAGCTCGAACTGGGCACGATCGCGGCCGAGGCTCCGCCCGAGCTCAAAGGACAGGTGTCTCGCGCCGGTGGAATCCTGCGGCACGCCGGCGACGGACTGCGGGAGATCTCACGCGACCTCAATCCGGCGGTCCTCGCACGCGGCGGACTCCAGCCCGCGCTCAAGACGCTCGCGCGCCGCTCCCCCATCCCCGTCGAACTCACCATCGACGCCGACCGGCGCCTGCCCGAGCGCTACGAACTGGCCGCCTATCACATCGTCGCGGAGGCACTGGCGAACACGACCGCACACGCCCACGCGTCCAGGGCGCACGTCGAGCTCACCGTGAAGGAGACCGCCGTCCGGCTCTCGATCCGCGACGACGGGACAGGAGGAGCCTCCCCGGCCGGAGGGTCGGGCCTCATCGGCCTCACCGACCGCGCCGAGGCGCTCGGCGGCAGGATCGAGATCATCAGTCCGCCGGGAGGCGGAACCTCGATCCTCGTCGAGATCCCGGTCGACGAGGACCGAGCCCCGTCGGCGGCCGGCGCCATCAGGCCGGGGCCTCGCCGTTAG